CCATATACCATCACAAGGAATTATTAAGACTAATGTTGATGCATCATTTGATCAATTAACTAATAAACTAGGTATATGACTAGTTATCCGTGATTATACAGGGACTTGTGGAGGGATCAAAGGCCGTTACGCATATGGAgtcttacagggggttagtcctcgagtgatttcgggggagttgagtgtattttaaatctcagggattttgagagagtgtagggagtttgagagagttttgtgtttttgagttcagggagtgtagggagtttgagagagtttattaaagggagtttgagagagttcactcctaactcattctcttttaagaaacaataaacccttatttgcaaataacattgatctttaatcaaaagaaaaaaataaatgaaaatgatcatatctctgtatcaatagtatgttattttgtgcaacgagataattttttttcccttcaatttaacggtctccatacaattctaactccctttgttcacgaacattttctcacatatcatccgctatactctttctccatgcattagcttcttgacgttgttgttcttgagtttattgtgtcaaaatttcatcgtcatttacaagtgttgatggatggctatcttcctcttcctagTAAGAAGTTGTGTGcgcctgcacaagctgtcattatctccgcttgcacctgatacggaaatggaggttgagacttaaagatcaagaaacgagacttcacaacaccgaacaatctttctactacattcctcaaagaagcatgacgcatgttaaataattcttcagcctttttcgcatgattacccataccagaaaataaataaaggataaagcatgaattagaactctgcacaaaatagaagaaaaaaatatcaaatttagttttcagtaagtaacacacacatacctcaaagtaattgttccacatctcttcggatccagtaatcatcttgttagcatcatcccaaccgaatccagaagtacaagatttaaacaaatcctgGTATTGACCAAATCTAGTATTTAGCCATCTATGTTTCCCTTTATAGTTCTCAAAAGATTTGTCACAACCACATGCTTGGTTAATTTTTGGAAGTATCTCCTCTTCCACTATTCTCTTACTAAAACATCcactagtgtctttcttcttctcaagtgtagcttctaccaacagttccaataatttctcagtctctcgagttgtccattgtttgtaattcgtagtcacttccgtttccggttctgtattcttattcttcctaacattctttttcttcttgttgttttcagcaggttggctggatttttccattctatggtgtgacatgttagatacattagtacttagactaatactagaacttaacaaagcaaggatagtaataacaccaaatagtctaatgtaaacatgataaaaaaatgtgatactagattaTACAGTATTAACACGCAGAGCTACTTATccaaattgttaatcaaagaaaatcccttagcaactccttacaacaaaagcaccgtatgaattggctaaaacacaccaatacggaatgaagtacgccactgtattgaactttggcatatagaatagaagagaagtatgtgtctaaataagatgacttaacaagtggtagtgattctcaatgacacccatgcaaagtagcaagccaattaatgcatgatgacatagcaaattatgaagatagctgtaaaggaattctgtttcaccgaaacacagtttcagattgtccaatctttgcagtactaatacttacctgatcctcttgaaatttctacgttacacttacaactcaatattccacaacacactcaaaaataatagcattccaacggttcattaaaaagatacattactcagaacccgactactttcaatacgtgcatacagaattcagttccggatttctcacactttggtgtacctaaagtgatcagaacttcatgaagtttctacagtaggaaaccttcatatatacaaacatcataccaaaatttcagttttgttcgataagcggagaatgagataaataggaatcagtcccctattcgggatttaaactcagcagaccatagtcatatgtTGTGCAATCTtttcagtagcaaacgtgacctgatccgcgtgaaaattttactgtacttctataacaaggtaaactacgacatactaaaatttcatcatattccaacggttgaatttaaagatatcattataacaaaagcaccatatgaattggctaaaacacgccaatacggaatgaagtacgccactgtattgaactttggcatatagaatagaagagaagtatgtgtctaaataagatgacttaacaattcatagtgattctcaatgacacccatgcaaagtagcaagccaattaatgcatgatgacataacaaattatgaagatagctgtaaaggaattctgtttcaccgaaacacagtttcagattgtccaatattTGCAgcactaatacttacctgatcctctttaaatttttatggtacacttacaactcaatattccacaatacaatcaaaaatcatagcattccaacggttcattaaaaagatacattactcataacccgactactttcaatacgtgcatacagaattcagttccggatttctcacactttggtgtacctaaagtgatcagaacttcatgaaatttctacagtaggtaaccttcatatatacaaacatcgtactaaaatttcagctttgtccgataagcggagaatgagatgaataggaatcagtcccctattcgggatttaaactcagcagaccatagtcatatattgtgcaagctttgcagtagcaaacgtgacctgatccgcgtgaaaattttactgtacttataTAGCAAGGTAatctacgacatactcaaatttcatcatattccaacggttgaatttaaatatatcattataatcaaatcatgcaatttcttaccaagatcttttgaaccacaaattagggttttgacagagagagagtacccacaaaaaaaaaactagacacacaatcaaaataaacaatcatggagatcaaagatatgaaaacaatcaaaatagtacacaaatcaaactattataaacaatcatggagatcaaagaagaaaaaaaaacatacctggaaaaaacgtttccttttctttctcctatggttttctacgcaccaaactccttcccaaatctctactcttttgagagatttgttgtgagaccaaaatacactaaaaactccttcgaactccccaaagcaaccaacttcctagtattgtagggttttatgactaacagggagttcaagagctttttttaaactccccagcgactaacaggtgttttctagagagtttaggagactcctctaaactcccccacgactaacggagatttggagagattttcttaaactccctcaggactaacaggagaaaacctaaatacattaaaatctctcgaattctcccacgactaaccccctgttagacCCAGAGGAAGGAGAATGTATGACGATTTGTGAGGCATCATTTTTGGTAAAGAGGGAGTCATTAACAACGTATTGAAGCAGATGCTAAAGTTGTCATACAATCTATCACATTTGACAATCTTTTTATTTAGTGGGAGAATAGAATGATCTTAAAAGAGATTAAACACTTATCTTCCGGTTTTCATTATTgtaattcttttttttattagTCGGAATGACAACCAAGTTGCGCATACAATAGGAAAATTAGCTAGAACTATTGTTTCAGGAGTAGACTCTTATGACAATTTCAGTGCCGATATTTATAGTCTTATGGCAAAAAACCACATTTCATTtgcagaatttaaaaaaaaataaaaaaacttttaTTTGGTTTTCGGTCTAGAAACCATGTCTTTACCCAGTGTGCAAACTCCTTTGTATGATTTAAAACAAGATGTAACCACTGAGCATTTGGCACATAGTGGTGTCCGCATTTACCAATTACCACTTCTTAGCGTAAAAGAAACAGAAGACTTTACGGCAGAAGGCCAGTTGAACCACAAAGCACTTGATGAGTGTGTGAGAGAGAGACAAAACCCCAATCACCAATTATAATCAAAATATTATCTAATCTGATATTTTAATGACTAAGATACATTAATTTACTAATCCCCATTACTGATTCTCTAGTTATTGTTTTTATAAAATTGGAATCTAACATTTTCCatggattcttcttcttcagctgcTCTTTTCATCCTCTATCTGCTCACACATTATATCACTTCTTCCATTGCAGATCTCCATAAAACCAATAACTTATTCAGTTCATCACAATTGGAAAATGATGATAATCCCCAAATCACAACTTATTTCCAAGTAACAAAACCTATAAAACCACccccaaatgcaaaaaaaccatgTGCTTCCCTTCTTGTTCTTCAGCAAGATTTTGGATACACATATGGGAAATCACCAGTACTTGCCAATTACAAACCCCCATCAAATTGCCCATCATCACAAAAGGGTTTCTCAAAAATCGTTCTAGAATGGAAATCGACAGCTAGAGGAAGACAATTTGATAGAATCTTTGGAATTTGGTTAAGTGGTGTTGAGATTTTCAGAAGTTGTACTGCTGAACCAAGAGCATCTGGGATTATATGGACTGCCCAGAAAGATATCACAAGGTATAATTCACTTCTTGTAAAGCGACAGACTCTAGCTGTTTATCTTGGTAATCTTGTTGATTCTACTTATACTGGGATTTACCATGTCAATTTGACATTTCATTTTTATCCACTTGATCATAAATTATCAAATGTTGAAAACCCAGCTGATTTGATCATACCCATTTCAAGAAACCTTCCTTTGAATGATGGGTTATGGTTTTTGGTTCAGAATTCCACTGATATTCAGTCTAAAAGGTTTGCAGTACCTCGGAATTCTTATAGGGCAGTGCTTGAAGTGTATGTGTCATTTCATTCTGATGATGAGTTTTGGTATGGGAATCCTCCGAATGAGTATATAAAGGCGTATAATCTTACGAATACGCCTGGGAATGGACCTTTCAGAGAGGTTGTTGTTAGATTAAATGGTGAGGATGTTGGTGCAGTTTGGCCGTTTACAGTGGTTTTCACTGGTGGGATTAATCCTCTGCTATGGAGACCCATTACTGCCATTGGGTCATTTGATCTCCCTTCTTATGATATCGAAATTACGCCTTTTTTAGGGAAGATTTTGGATGGGAAACAACATGAGTTTGGGTTTGGTGTTACGAATGCTTTGAATGAATGGTACATTGATGCAAATTTGCATATTTGGTTGGATCGTAAGAGTGGCGCAACTACAGGAGAGTTGATTAGAAATGAAAATCCACCTTCTAAAATCACTTTGGTTTCGAACAAAAAGGGTTCTTATGTTACCAGCGCAGTCAGGTCGATTTCATCGTCAGGTTGGGTTAAATCTTCTCATGGGAATATCACTACTAACTCATTTCAGGAATTCAGTTTCACTAACGCAATGACATTGGGTGGAAGTTCACAAATTGTGAATCAGACAACAGATGCAAGTAGCCGTGTTTATGCCATAactccatcttcatcttcttatatATACACAAATGAAAGATATCAAAGTTTTCCGATATATTTCCGTACTGAAGAGGTCCCTCTAGGCCATGGGAACTACACTTCGCTTTCGTACGTCTCCTTGGGATTTAACGAGAAACGTTTAGGGGGTTCAAGTTCGTCTCCTTGGGTGTCCAGCGTTCTAAACAACTCACAACAAGCACAGGGTGCGATGAATGTTAGTGGGCACTTGGTGACAAGTGGATTGGGAAGTACTCAACAAGTATACCACCTTGATGGTCCTGATGGATGTTACTTTTGGAACGTGAGTAGTTCAAACTACACTATTCTTTACAATGTAACAGGTGACCCATGCCAGCAGAAAGGACAGTACGACTCAGGCTTTAGAAATGAAAAAATTATTCGTTTCACTCTTGGAGAGCATCTACCTGGATGATTACACTGTGGGAAGTCGCTCTGAAGAGAGGGGGGGGATCGGTGTTTTTACGCTACGGTTTTGTGCACTAAGCATGTAAGTCTTTGATGATCATGTTTCAAATACCTAACTTCAGTGACACATTAATAACTGGTCCTTGTTATCTTGCTCTCGAATGTTCTGCATTTTGCTGTTCAGCTGGCCTGTAATGAATGTTCCTAGATGTATATCTCAATACTATGTTCAGGTCTAACAGTTTCAACCTTAATAGTTATCTATGTGTGTAAAGTGTTCATTAGCGTTTTTCTCTTCTCTGCTGCTCATAAAAGAAAAGTGCTGCTTAATAATTTGTCTTTCCTGATTAGGTTAATGAAACATATATGCCTCATCAAACCTTCAGGCCAATTACAGAAAATTGATGGTACCCTGAACACAACTTAGTTCTAAATAACCTAACCGATTGAATCGCCTGTTAGTCAACGTGATTTTGGCAATGCATTTGGTGAATCGCCTGTTCTTGCTGAACACACACCCGCTTCAGCTTATCCATTATTGTTCTGCATAGATGTTACATTATTGGTATATAGTTAGATGGTTTGGTATCCTTAGAACTTGTATAGCTGAAACAAGAGACTGTTATCCCTGTGCGCAACTGTGATGAAACCTAAGAGTTTAAGATTAGAGATATGGAGAATGGTCTTATGTTATGACAAAGTTAGTTACTGTTAGTTTAACTCCTTTGTGATTGGAGTCTAAAAACTAAAAGAGGTATGTTCTTGTAGAGACATAAAAGTTACTTCCTGGAGTTCTGAAAAACAAATGCGGCATTATAGTCAGCTGAGCAGATTATGTGTTGTTAGCGTAGGGATGAAGTGATAGACGAGCATAACATAGGTTTGTAGTTCGTACAGAACTCCTGAGACGCTTTTTAGATTATGAAGCAAAACTGCTGGTTACTAAAATTCAACTTATTATCGAATTGCTTGCTTACAAATTAAGAACATGACATTGGTCTAGTATACTTTCCTATAAACAGACATTGTGCTTCTCATTTGTAATTCAGTGAATAGCTTAATGCACAGGGGCTACCAGAGTCTTGCTTGTGCCCTGCTGGTACATCTCTGTAACGATATCAGAGTCTGTTTGCCTGTTTTTTTGCATTCTCAACAATCAAAAAGTGCAGCAGCAGTGTGGTTAAGAAGACTAATATAGTCTGGTACACACCATCTCAACAATTGCTTCCACATCACTACATTCAAAGAAGTCGAGCTCAAAATTTGTCAGACTTGGATGACAAAAGGCTGATAAAATCAACAGCTTTCCAAAGTAACTCAGGTGGATTGTACAGCTTTTGTCAGACTTGCATGCTGTGttttaaacaaaaaaataaataaaaattggggcAATCCGAGAATTGAACTCGGGACCTCTCGCACCCTAAGCGAGAATCATACCACTAGACCAATTGCCCTTTGTGGTGAGGTTATCTTAATAAATCTATATAAACTCAACTTCCAGCACCACTGATTTCAAAGCAGATCGTGGCATAAATACAAAATTTTCTACCCGGTAACAATTCAAAGTGATACCAACACCAATTACACGCCCGATGGTTTAAAAATGAAGGGTTCTGCACTGGAGTGTGTAATAatactaatattaaaaaaaaaaaattgaaaaggaaAAATAGGAAATGATACTTTACTCGCCCGAATTGGGATATACCCAAGCTAATTGGGGATGGTGAAAGATAAAATAGGATCACTTGAAAGTAAAATCCAGAGCtccttatccatatatttttagtaatgcttaatttccctagattaattagcactaatctATTAAATTAATAATGTTAGACTAAATTTGTTAAGTAAACATTGTGATTATTCTTTGTGTTAGATTTAACTTATGAATCTTGTTACGAAGAAAttggaatatttttggtttttgagaTTTTATTAACGAAAATGAATTACTCTAGTAAAACACTTCTCAAGATGGAACTGAATATGGTTTTATTGGTTTAATTCGTCAAACGATTGCAGGAATTTAGACTTTCAAAATTCAGCCTATTAAAAGTCGGCATGCTCGACTAAGAAAAATCACGCCAACTAAGTACTTTCAGAATTCAGTCCAAGAAAAGTCGGTATGCTCCACTGAAACAAAGCATGCTGACCAAACTTAGTTGGCATGCCCGATTGGAAAAGCACGCAAACTAAATACTTTCAGAATTTAGTCCATGAAAAGTTGGCATGCTCCACTAAAACAAAGCATGGCAACCAAATTTAGCTGCCATGCTCGACTGCAACAAAGCACGCCGACCAAACTTAGTCGGCATGCTTGACCGAAACAAAACATGCAATCCAAATATTGGTTTTCCCATTTACAATTATCATGATCGGCAATGAAACACATTGACGACTGTCTATTAATCGTCATCTTATTTTTACAAAATCATGACGACCAGTAACAAAATTGGGCAAAGGAGAACTTGTTTTCTAGGAATTATTAATCGTCATGGTTTAGATTTTCGATGCGTGATATTCATACTGTATCACTAGACGTCAAGATTTAGGGATGAATACCATGACGACCCTGTGAATGTTACTTTCAGAAATAAAAGCACTTTGAAAAGTCGTCATGATATTCATCTTACAATCTTGACGACTgtaaataaatatgaaaagtcgtcatgatAGATGAAGAGATACCATGACAATCTTATAACTGCATTtcaacaatttcaattttttCGACCTAATATGCCATTCAATTAGTCGACaataaaaaatttctaaaaatCGAATTTTTTTCATTGAAAACATAGAGAAGGAGAAAAAAATTGTTCATTAGATTGACGaagaaggaaagggaaaagaGTAAATGAAATTGATATTACAAATGGGTTAGATTTAATCAGAATATGCAAAGATATTTTCGTAACTTTACCCGTTAGAGCAATCCAGTGagactagaaaaataaaatattttcccattTACCCCTACAGTGGGACTGGCAAACGAGTAAAATGGATGGAAAAACCAATAAAAGGGGTCCATCACGTCTAAACTTAAGATGACAGCATTATCTTGGGTCGGTCGACCTCTTCTGGGCCGATGCTCGGCTCATACAGAGACGAGTCTCGTCTCACATTAAGACAAGCGTCCTTCATTGATCTGTCAACGGCTACCATCCCACGAGTCCAATTCCACTCCTTATAAATAGAATCAATTTCAACTCCAAAAACAC
This is a stretch of genomic DNA from Papaver somniferum cultivar HN1 chromosome 1, ASM357369v1, whole genome shotgun sequence. It encodes these proteins:
- the LOC113276601 gene encoding peptide-N4-(N-acetyl-beta-glucosaminyl)asparagine amidase A-like, which encodes MDSSSSAALFILYLLTHYITSSIADLHKTNNLFSSSQLENDDNPQITTYFQVTKPIKPPPNAKKPCASLLVLQQDFGYTYGKSPVLANYKPPSNCPSSQKGFSKIVLEWKSTARGRQFDRIFGIWLSGVEIFRSCTAEPRASGIIWTAQKDITRYNSLLVKRQTLAVYLGNLVDSTYTGIYHVNLTFHFYPLDHKLSNVENPADLIIPISRNLPLNDGLWFLVQNSTDIQSKRFAVPRNSYRAVLEVYVSFHSDDEFWYGNPPNEYIKAYNLTNTPGNGPFREVVVRLNGEDVGAVWPFTVVFTGGINPLLWRPITAIGSFDLPSYDIEITPFLGKILDGKQHEFGFGVTNALNEWYIDANLHIWLDRKSGATTGELIRNENPPSKITLVSNKKGSYVTSAVRSISSSGWVKSSHGNITTNSFQEFSFTNAMTLGGSSQIVNQTTDASSRVYAITPSSSSYIYTNERYQSFPIYFRTEEVPLGHGNYTSLSYVSLGFNEKRLGGSSSSPWVSSVLNNSQQAQGAMNVSGHLVTSGLGSTQQVYHLDGPDGCYFWNVSSSNYTILYNVTGDPCQQKGQYDSGFRNEKIIRFTLGEHLPG